DNA sequence from the Podospora pseudocomata strain CBS 415.72m chromosome 2 map unlocalized CBS415.72m_2.2, whole genome shotgun sequence genome:
ATCAACACGCAGCGTGGCACGACCCAGAAGAGATGCTGTGGGTAAGGTGTCAACGACAAACAAAGCGCAGCAACAAAGCGGTAATCGTGTGATTTTCCACCACGGTTTGCGGCGTCCCAGAAAGACGGGGGAGCAGGCCTTATTATGGGCCCCTTGGTTGGatctaggtaggtatggcAACCATCGGGGACAAAGAAACATGCTGGGCTTCGCCTCAAACCCACCCATGTCCCAGCATCTGCAATGGATGGTTGGTCCCGGGCGGCAGTGAACCTCGCCAACCACCTTGGCGAGTATTGAGCCTTCCGGCTACACAGTGGCATCAATGCCGTGGATCAACGAGCATCTGACCGCCAAGCACCTGTCTCGATGCGAAGGTGGACATCGTTGTTGGGTTCGCAAGTCCGACGTAATTTGTGTGCGGCGTCAAGCATCGAGAAGTGGTTATCTAAAGATAAGATCAGGTGGGTAGCATCCAAAAGCTGGATGCACAGTCGAATGGTGGCGTCGACCAGTCATATAAGTGCGGCTTGCATTTGGCTGCGTGTTTGCCATGTCGGTGCAGTTCACCGCAAGACCTAACTGGATTTGATATTTGATAGGCGTTGATGGCTTTTGCCCGGGCTTTCTCGGGGAGGCAGGAAGGTTACAACCAAGAGGGCAGCTGTTATGCttgatgtcgagatggacTTGGCTTGAAAAGCGTTTTACCGCTTGAATGGTCATTTTTAGGTGCTGACCGTGCTCGGCTGACAACTGATGTAAAAAGGATAGGTATATCGGATAACCATCCTGTTGGCGAAATCCCTATTTTGGTGGTCTTGAATGGTCAACACAGGCGTTGACTCACCGGATGCATCAAGTACCGCGCCTATTTGCTACCACAAAGCAGGGGGCTGTTGTGGAGCCATGTTCTGGACCAGCGCTTAAATGTTCTAAATTTACTTGCGACCCCGCCTTCCCACAATATCTTCAAGCTACCTTCCAGATCTCATCGAGCTACCAGCGACAGGCTTGTCGCTCTCCTCGAGTTCAAGACTCCATGGCTCTTTCTCAACATTTTAACCATTGTCAAAGAGGACGGCATCCCTACTACAATGACATGGGACACGACAAGAAACTCTCACTAGACAGATTGCTTGATTTAACATGCTGATAAATGATTTCTTTATTTTTTAGGTCTGTAACTACACCCCATTTTCCATTTCCCCATCCCTACCACCGTCCAATCTAACACCTGGCTGTCTGAATGGCATACACAGTGGTGCACCCGATGTTGTTGCACGCGTTGGGATCAGAGCAAGGGAACGAAATGGCCGCCGTGGGAAGAGGACCGTCACATCCGCAAGGACGGGTCAGAACGGACGTGGTGGTGCACTGAGGGACGAAGCAGCTTCTGCACGCCGTGGCCGTCTGGGTGATCGTCGGGCAGGCCGCACCACACGGCTTGGTGAGAGTCGAAGTCGAGGTTTGCGTCAcggtggcggtgatggtttgCTTGACGGTCGATACAGCAGTGGTGGCGCTTGTGATGGTGCGGGTGGCAGTTGCCGTCGTGGTGCTGacagtggtgatggtgcggaCGACAGTAACACTGACGgtggaagctggaggagcggGAAGGGTGAGTGTTGacgtcgctgtcgctgttgtGGTCTTGACATCGGTCTCGGTCTTGGTGACAGTAGCCGTCACAGTCTGTGTTTCTGTTGGAAGACCAGGCCGACCAGTCCTGACGGTGGATGGTGTCAGGGTAATTTGGCCGAGAATGCCGCTATGTTGTGGTTAGCAACGGGTACAGTACAGTACTCAAAGGCTTGAGGGGTGGAAGCCTACCTGGCGGCGAGACCGAGGACAAGAACAACGTTGGAAAGCATTGTGAGTGAcgggaaaaagaagagattGGTGGGTATCTCGAGACTTGCTTATCCTCACCTCACGATGCCACGCTTCCCAAGACTCTTTATAGTTCGTGCAAACAACAAGACTGCAGGCCGTCAAGCTGGGGTATGGAAGCGGACATCTTGGCAATGGTAAACAAGCTGACTTGACATATTGAATTATATTTCACGGAGCATCCGCATTCAGTCAACAAGGCACTCTTGTTTCTATAATGAGGTACACAGGGAGCACTAAACGAGCCGGTATAACCTGGTCGTTGGGTTCTTGTTTATTTTCTGGTCTGCTTTTTGTGTAGAGTTTGGTCCAGATCGCACCTAGAAGGGAGGTTGAACCAATCGCATTTACTGCTCTGGGGTAAGCTGTTGTATGCCGTCTATATTGCCGTTGCAACGACGACGCTGGTTTTGGGCGAACCCTCTGCCAATACAATTAAGCGGTCAATATACCCGCTCCCGTTTCCAGGAACCACAACAGCGATTTAATCTTTAAGGTTGCTATAAATACTAATGTGACGAGGAGTTGCACCTTCCTGCAATCTACTGCCCGGAAGGGTCCGCGATACCGAGAAAATTCACACTTTGAGACTATCAGTTGGCTGGATAGATGCAACAACATGCTTTCCCGGAAAATCGGCATCTCTTTCCGGCAACTAATTCCATTAACGTGGGCTTATTAGTCACTCAAGATAGCTACCTTGTCTTAGACAAATTCCCCAGTCGCAAGGAGAACTTTGCCTTTATTCTCTGGTAAACTCAAGTCATGAGAGGAGGGGCGCTGCCATGCCATGTACGGTTGGCCAGCCATAATCAACCTCTGCCGCATCTCAGACTCTCTCGGTTCCATGACACCAGAACAGTCAACCAATGGGGGGTCGGGCAGTTCCGGCCATTCAACAGGGTTTCGGGCCACCTCTTCTGTCTCCggatcctcctcggcagcttTACGGCGTTCGACCCATGCCTTGAGGACCCGGAGAAACTCGAAGACATCGGCGTCGAGATTCACTTCTGGGTCCTTTTCCCAGAGATCGGCAGCTAGAAGTTGGACTCC
Encoded proteins:
- a CDS encoding uncharacterized protein (EggNog:ENOG503PGI5), encoding MLSNVVLVLGLAASGILGQITLTPSTVRTGRPGLPTETQTVTATVTKTETDVKTTTATATSTLTLPAPPASTVSVTVVRTITTVSTTTATATRTITSATTAVSTVKQTITATVTQTSTSTLTKPCGAACPTITQTATACRSCFVPQCTTTSVLTRPCGCDGPLPTAAISFPCSDPNACNNIGCTTVYAIQTARC